The Papaver somniferum cultivar HN1 chromosome 3, ASM357369v1, whole genome shotgun sequence genome includes a region encoding these proteins:
- the LOC113358925 gene encoding aspartic proteinase nepenthesin-2-like, giving the protein MCPLYPWKSSTTYHPVPCNTHPLCKGDKCNADGQCTYVAEYMSGSITYGIIAKEKFTLGSDTDGIESIELHMGCGFLQQNFEKFICNNHLLGKPDLIAVILGLGLGPRSFLNQLGVIGQGKKVHTTPIVIPKFKTPLYYLNLEDISVGNKRMGFPKGTFELNSQGNDDIIIDFGAPISIMYKDHFDRVVDLVKAHFNDLGIEYIGSHGHFDVCFRLRGRFDITNYPSITLH; this is encoded by the exons ATGTGCCCACTTTATCCTTGGAAATCTTCAACTACATATCATCCAGTTCCTTGTAATACGCATCCTCTTTGCAAGGGAGATAAGTGCAATGCCGATGGCCAATGCACTTATGTAGCTGAATATATGAGTGGGTCAATTACATATGGTATTATTGCTAAAGAAAAATTCACCCTAGGCTCCGACACTGATGGTATTGAAAGTATTGAATTACACATGGGTTGTGGTTTTCTTCAGCAGAATTTTGAAAAGTTTATATGTAATAATCATTTACTTGGAAAACCAGATCTTATTGCAGTAATACTCGGTTTGGGATTAGGACCACGATCGTTTCTAAATCAATTAGGTGTTATtggacaag GTAAAAAGGTACATACAACTCCCATTGTTATTCCCAAGTTTAAGACACCGCTATATTACTTAAACCTAGAAGATATTAGTGTAGGTAACAAAAGAATGGGATTTCCTAAAGGTACTTTTGAGCTAAATAGTCAAGGAAATGACGATATTATCATAGATTTTGGTGCTCCAATATCTATCATGTACAAAGATCATTTTGATAGAGTTGTCGATCTGGTAAAGGCACATTTTAATGATCTCGGAATAGAATATATTGGTTCCCATGGACATTTTGATGTTTGTTTCCGTCTACGAGGAAGATTTGATATTACTAATTATCCTTCCATAACACTTCATTGA
- the LOC113355165 gene encoding basic 7S globulin 2-like, translating to MTSSSVIQHFLFISFFLLSFCNAIFAYSSYRPHALFFPIRKDALTNQYITQLHLGTPQVPADLVVDLGGELPWVNCQQGFASSKTYKHVSCDSDQCARVKISSCTKSTHNGGLSCGEDNICYTLPGALGIAAGAEVASDAVSVHSTDGYTNVVSNVSSHRFIFACGPSSLLKGLAKGANGMAGLGRASAALPAQFAVGFRVPRKFSLCLSSDKGVLFFGDGPYKMEPGIDITTSLDHTPLFVNPVDKAGISTTPRPSGEYFIAVKSINIGGKGVRFNKKLLSINKVSGHGGTKISTMNPYTALEPSIYKAFTSAFAKKAKAMNMSRVASVAPFGACYDSTNILKTRAGPLVPTINLVLPEKVIWRIHGANSMVQISDSVICLGFVDGSEFARASVVIGGHQLEENLLQFDIPRSKLGFSSSLLLRETLCETLNSLAK from the coding sequence ATGACTTCTTCTTCTGTTATTCAgcattttcttttcatttccttcttcttactTTCTTTCTGTAACGCCATCTTCGCATATTCGTCTTACAGACCTCATGCACTGTTCTTTCCAATCAGGAAAGATGCATTAACCAATCAATATATAACCCAACTCCATTTAGGAACCCCTCAAGTTCCTGCAGACCTTGTCGTCGATCTCGGTGGTGAGTTACCATGGGTCAACTGCCAACAAGGTTTTGCCTCATCCAAGACGTACAAGCATGTATCTTGCGACTCGGACCAGTGTGCACGAGTCAAAATCTCAAGTTGTACGAAATCCACGCATAATGGTGGACTAAGCTGTGGAGAAGACAACATCTGCTATACTTTGCCCGGCGCTCTTGGCATTGCCGCAGGTGCCGAGGTTGCTTCAGATGCTGTAAGTGTACACTCGACAGACGGGTATACTAATGTGGTCTCAAATGTTAGCAGTCATCGGTTTATATTCGCTTGTGGACCGTCTTCTCTGTTAAAAGGACTTGCCAAGGGTGCTAACGGAATGGCCGGTCTTGGACGTGCTTCAGCTGCATTACCTGCGCAGTTTGCTGTTGGTTTTCGCGTGCCTCGCAAATTTTCTCTTTGTTTGTCATCTGATAAGGGTGTCCTGTTTTTCGGCGACGGACCTTACAAAATGGAACCAGGAATCGACATCACAACTTCACTTGATCACACTCCTCTGTTTGTTAACCCAGTCGATAAAGCAGGAATTTCTACAACGCCTCGGCCTTCAGGTGAGTATTTCATTGCAGTAAAATCGATCAACATCGGCGGAAAAGGCGTCAGGTTCAACAAAAAGCTGCTGTCTATTAATAAAGTAAGCGGACATGGAGGAACAAAGATCAGCACAATGAACCCTTATACTGCTCTGGAGCCATCAATTTACAAGGCCTTCACTAGTGCTTTTGCTAAAAAAGCTAAAGCTATGAATATGTCTAGAGTTGCATCTGTTGCGCCTTTCGGCGCATGTTACGACTCAACAAATATTCTGAAGACACGAGCAGGACCACTTGTGCCAACCATCAACCTCGTCTTGCCGGAAAAGGTCATTTGGAGGATCCATGGAGCAAACTCAATGGTGCAAATTAGTGACAGTGTTATCTGTCTGGGGTTCGTCGACGGAAGCGAGTTTGCCAGGGCTTCTGTCGTTATCGGCGGGCATCAGTTGGAAGAGAATCTTTTACAGTTTGATATCCCAAGATCAAAACTAGGATTCAGTTCGTCATTATTGCTTAGGGAAACTCTCTGTGAAACATTAAATTCACTGGCTAAGTAA